One window of the Candidatus Neomarinimicrobiota bacterium genome contains the following:
- a CDS encoding heme lyase CcmF/NrfE family subunit, protein MTPIAGSVALNLAFGFSILTVITLIFYTQTKDQRLVLTGQRLALGVSFFVFLATFILSYQLLIGNFDVDYVARYTSIETPTIYKISALWAGQSGSLLFWLFILSIYTTIVILQNQRKHNRLMPWVIITLAIIQMFFLVLTNFVVNPFSPTEADFIVANGNGLNPLLQNITMAIHPPTLYLGYVGFSVPFGFAISALMNRDTSPLWIQSIRRWTLVAWLFLSMGIILGGWWAYQELGWGGYWAWDPVENASFMPWLTATAFIHSIIIQEKKDMLRVWNMVLIIITFTLCIFGTFLTRSGVMSSVHSFTASSLGPIFLTFVFFILVASFGLMYTRLNDLRSPRKMESFTSRESGFLFNNMVFVVLCFSVFWGTLFPVISEAVRGTKITVGPPFFNQINIPIGLILLALTGIGPLLAWRKTGRKSLIRNFTFPILTGLITMIILLILGYTGNVVISFSLCAFVTATVLTEFVRGIRARTNKFNESIFTALIRMVSKNRSRYGGYVVHLGIVFMFIGFTGHAFDKEKEFSLKVGEKNHVAGYEFELTQLSESERLNHYAWISDLRVTNSEGEFVTNLHPEKRIYFHNNPDINRRQPHSELDIYTTMNKDIYSIFSAVDNENGVAFIKIMVNPLVRWVWVGGYILVFGTVVAMWPRKDQQWI, encoded by the coding sequence ATGACCCCAATTGCCGGTAGTGTGGCACTAAACCTGGCATTCGGGTTTAGCATTCTCACTGTAATAACACTGATTTTCTATACGCAAACCAAAGATCAACGCTTGGTTCTCACCGGCCAACGATTGGCTTTGGGTGTTTCATTCTTTGTATTTCTTGCCACTTTTATTCTCAGTTACCAATTGCTGATTGGCAATTTTGATGTGGATTATGTTGCCCGATATACCAGTATAGAAACGCCAACTATTTATAAAATATCCGCCCTTTGGGCCGGACAGTCCGGATCACTATTATTTTGGTTATTTATTTTATCAATTTACACCACCATTGTGATATTGCAAAACCAGCGGAAGCATAATAGACTTATGCCTTGGGTGATTATTACATTAGCAATTATTCAAATGTTTTTTCTGGTGCTGACTAATTTTGTGGTTAATCCATTTTCACCCACAGAAGCAGACTTTATCGTAGCCAATGGGAATGGGTTGAATCCGCTTTTACAAAATATAACGATGGCAATTCACCCACCTACCTTGTATTTAGGCTATGTGGGTTTTTCAGTCCCTTTTGGTTTTGCCATTTCAGCACTCATGAACCGCGACACTAGCCCATTATGGATCCAGAGTATTCGTCGCTGGACATTGGTGGCATGGTTATTTTTAAGTATGGGAATTATCCTCGGCGGCTGGTGGGCCTACCAGGAATTAGGTTGGGGCGGTTACTGGGCTTGGGACCCAGTTGAAAATGCCAGTTTTATGCCTTGGCTAACTGCAACTGCTTTTATTCATTCCATCATAATCCAGGAAAAGAAGGACATGCTTCGAGTGTGGAATATGGTTTTAATTATAATCACATTTACACTTTGTATTTTTGGTACTTTTCTTACGCGGTCTGGCGTTATGAGTTCTGTTCATTCATTCACAGCTTCTTCATTGGGTCCGATTTTCTTAACATTTGTTTTCTTTATACTGGTAGCATCTTTTGGATTAATGTACACTCGATTGAACGATTTACGCTCACCACGAAAAATGGAATCTTTCACATCCCGTGAAAGTGGTTTTTTATTCAACAATATGGTTTTTGTTGTTTTGTGTTTTTCTGTGTTTTGGGGGACGCTTTTTCCAGTGATCTCTGAAGCGGTTCGGGGAACAAAAATTACTGTTGGCCCACCATTCTTTAATCAAATCAATATACCAATCGGATTGATTTTATTGGCATTAACAGGTATTGGGCCATTATTAGCTTGGCGAAAGACAGGAAGAAAAAGCTTAATCAGAAATTTTACATTCCCAATTTTAACTGGATTGATTACAATGATAATCCTTCTGATCCTTGGGTATACTGGAAATGTAGTGATTTCATTTAGCTTATGTGCTTTTGTAACGGCTACAGTTTTAACTGAATTTGTCCGTGGCATTCGGGCTCGAACGAATAAATTTAATGAATCTATATTTACTGCATTAATCCGAATGGTGAGTAAAAATCGTTCCCGTTATGGTGGATATGTTGTTCATTTAGGTATCGTATTTATGTTCATTGGTTTCACGGGCCATGCCTTTGACAAGGAGAAAGAATTCAGTCTAAAGGTCGGGGAGAAGAATCATGTGGCGGGATATGAATTTGAATTAACTCAATTATCAGAATCAGAACGACTTAACCATTATGCCTGGATTTCAGATTTACGGGTAACAAATTCTGAGGGTGAATTCGTCACTAATCTTCATCCTGAAAAAAGAATCTATTTCCATAATAATCCAGATATAAATCGTCGACAACCTCATAGCGAATTGGATATTTATACTACAATGAATAAAGATATTTATTCAATCTTTTCTGCTGTTGACAATGAGAATGGAGTTGCATTTATAAAAATTATGGTAAATCCTCTCGTGCGCTGGGTTTGGGTCGGCGGTTATATTCTCGTTTTTGGTACGGTGGTAGCAATGTGGCCAAGGAAAGATCAACAATGGATATAA
- a CDS encoding ABC transporter ATP-binding protein, translating into MLLVSNVKKSFNHRPVLKNVSFSIKKEETVVIMGKNGAGKSTLLRILARIMACDGGEISFQNGDLLKGLPSIRKNILYLGHAPAMYTALSAVENLKLAMQLRGMTIGRSKIKKQLGQFGLFDQVDDPISIYSQGMLQRLKLTYAELAHWDLLLIDEPFSGLDRDGIDLMDNAINGWKNIGKSICMVLHNKERAEEYGDRILQLEDGIFLES; encoded by the coding sequence ATGCTATTAGTTTCAAATGTAAAAAAATCCTTTAATCATCGTCCCGTGTTAAAAAATGTTTCCTTTTCTATAAAGAAAGAAGAAACAGTAGTCATCATGGGTAAGAATGGTGCAGGAAAATCTACTTTGCTTCGGATATTGGCGCGGATCATGGCATGCGATGGCGGTGAAATATCATTCCAAAATGGTGATTTGCTAAAAGGACTTCCCTCTATAAGAAAAAATATATTATATCTAGGTCATGCACCGGCAATGTATACCGCTTTATCGGCAGTTGAAAATTTAAAATTAGCCATGCAATTAAGAGGTATGACCATCGGTCGCTCAAAGATTAAAAAACAGCTGGGTCAATTTGGATTATTTGATCAAGTAGACGATCCAATCTCGATTTATTCTCAAGGTATGCTCCAGCGCTTGAAATTGACCTATGCTGAACTAGCTCATTGGGATTTGTTGCTCATTGATGAACCATTCTCAGGTTTAGATAGGGACGGAATCGACCTCATGGATAACGCTATAAACGGTTGGAAAAATATAGGAAAATCTATCTGCATGGTGCTTCACAACAAAGAGCGGGCAGAAGAATATGGTGATCGGATTCTTCAACTGGAGGATGGAATATTCCTTGAATCTTGA
- a CDS encoding ABC transporter permease, producing MFFTLLKKELFIEFRSREVTLSMLVFGLSIILTFAFTSNVSPVIVANYAPGMFWIMVLFVAVLGVHRSFAYEKEFDAFSMLISAPVDRGLIFLSKWISGFIFLSIMELLIVLPFFKFLLINFPAQPLFALGTTLLINLAIMAIANLVSGLAMRARLSEVLLPVLLFPLVSPVIIAATKISAGIMAADPIELWKIWLLIVLSVIVIFGLVGYTLFDFITEE from the coding sequence ATGTTTTTCACATTACTTAAAAAAGAATTATTTATTGAATTTCGATCTCGGGAAGTTACCCTTTCCATGTTGGTTTTTGGACTTTCCATCATTCTTACTTTCGCATTTACATCTAACGTATCGCCGGTGATCGTGGCCAACTATGCCCCGGGAATGTTTTGGATTATGGTGTTGTTTGTAGCAGTTTTGGGTGTTCACCGATCCTTCGCTTATGAAAAAGAATTTGATGCTTTTTCAATGTTGATTAGCGCACCAGTTGATCGAGGACTCATTTTTCTTTCAAAATGGATTAGCGGATTCATCTTTTTATCTATAATGGAACTGCTTATTGTTCTTCCATTTTTTAAATTTTTACTAATAAATTTCCCAGCACAGCCATTATTTGCATTGGGAACAACATTGTTGATTAATTTAGCTATTATGGCAATTGCCAATCTTGTTTCCGGACTCGCAATGCGGGCAAGATTGAGCGAAGTTCTATTACCAGTTTTATTATTTCCACTGGTATCACCTGTAATAATAGCGGCGACAAAAATATCTGCAGGAATCATGGCTGCAGACCCCATTGAATTATGGAAAATATGGTTGTTAATCGTCCTATCTGTTATAGTAATTTTCGGCCTAGTTGGATACACTTTATTCGACTTTATTACTGAAGAATAA
- the ccsA gene encoding cytochrome c biogenesis protein CcsA, translating into MKPFFQNKTNQVWFLLTVCLMLFNIWHVIFVTPMVPDQHWAQKIFYVHVPSAWVAFLSFFIVMVAGIMFFVKGDDRWDDVGLAAAEIGTLFTALVLTTGPIWATPIWGQPWVWEPRLTTTLILFLIYIGYFMMRSFGGHAERVKRYAAALGIIAFADVPIIFISVQFWSPEIQSHPQVEMAQQPTGILVPFLLSLGIFTLLYTLMLRYRIHVIRINNRNVAHV; encoded by the coding sequence ATGAAACCATTTTTTCAAAATAAAACCAACCAAGTTTGGTTTCTATTGACAGTCTGTCTAATGCTGTTCAATATATGGCATGTAATTTTTGTTACACCCATGGTACCTGATCAGCACTGGGCTCAAAAGATTTTCTATGTTCATGTACCCTCAGCCTGGGTTGCATTCCTATCCTTTTTTATTGTCATGGTTGCAGGCATTATGTTTTTCGTCAAAGGGGACGATCGTTGGGATGATGTAGGTCTTGCGGCGGCTGAAATTGGCACCTTATTTACGGCACTCGTTTTAACGACAGGGCCAATTTGGGCTACGCCAATTTGGGGCCAACCATGGGTATGGGAACCGCGCCTCACCACAACATTAATCTTATTCTTAATCTATATCGGTTATTTCATGATGCGATCATTTGGTGGCCATGCAGAACGTGTAAAACGTTATGCCGCCGCCTTGGGTATTATTGCCTTTGCGGATGTTCCAATTATCTTTATATCGGTCCAGTTTTGGTCACCAGAAATTCAATCCCATCCTCAGGTAGAAATGGCCCAACAGCCTACGGGAATCCTAGTGCCATTTTTATTATCTTTAGGCATTTTTACATTACTGTATACATTAATGTTGAGATATAGAATTCATGTGATACGAATTAACAACAGGAATGTGGCTCATGTATAA
- a CDS encoding MBL fold metallo-hydrolase, which yields MSFNVETVVTGPFQENSYIAWYPDSSQAVLVDPGDDDSLIMQTLENHNLIPVAIINTHAHLDHIGAVHPLKEKYQIPFYLHEDEKYILDTYEATCQMFGMPPKQTPTVDIWFKDETEITIGDFHFNTVNTPGHTPGGTCLEIENHIFVGDTLFRGSVGRTDLPGGDWNTLESSLIHLVKTVNHERIVHSGHGPDTTIEFEIRENPFLIPLKDRLN from the coding sequence TTGAGCTTTAATGTAGAAACGGTCGTCACGGGCCCGTTTCAAGAGAATAGTTATATTGCTTGGTATCCTGATTCATCTCAGGCGGTACTGGTGGATCCAGGTGATGATGATAGCTTAATTATGCAGACCCTTGAGAATCATAACTTGATTCCCGTTGCCATTATTAATACCCATGCTCATTTGGATCATATTGGTGCTGTACATCCTTTAAAAGAAAAGTATCAAATTCCATTTTATCTCCATGAGGATGAAAAATATATTCTTGATACCTATGAAGCGACATGTCAAATGTTTGGAATGCCGCCAAAACAAACACCAACAGTGGATATATGGTTTAAGGATGAGACTGAGATAACAATCGGTGATTTTCATTTTAATACGGTGAATACTCCAGGGCATACGCCAGGAGGTACTTGCTTGGAGATAGAAAACCATATTTTTGTTGGTGATACTCTTTTTCGTGGAAGTGTAGGACGAACCGATTTGCCCGGCGGTGATTGGAATACATTAGAATCATCATTGATTCATTTGGTGAAAACTGTAAACCATGAACGGATTGTCCATTCTGGTCATGGCCCCGATACAACAATAGAATTTGAAATAAGAGAAAACCCCTTTTTAATTCCCTTAAAAGACAGGTTAAATTGA
- a CDS encoding methylenetetrahydrofolate reductase [NAD(P)H], whose amino-acid sequence MKVIDFLEKANKTLFSYEIIPPNRGGSIDKIFNLVEELMPFDPPFIDLTSRSAEVYYEDAGDGKVIRFIRRKRPGTIGISAAIKNKFNVETVPHILCRGFTREETEDALIELNYLGIKNVLAVRGDELRKDPPNAPGKTKHKFAAGLVEQIKEMNEGHYVEELLDAAPTDFCIGVGAYPEKHFEAPNMSTDIKYLKAKVDAGADYIVTQMFYNNDAFFKFRDDCHAAGIDIPIIPGLKILSTEAHLRVIPKNFYVDIPEELSNQVIGQSKEEIRRIGIDWAMNQVQELVDAKVPCVHFYIMSSANSVAKVVSQFN is encoded by the coding sequence ATGAAAGTTATAGATTTCCTCGAGAAAGCGAACAAAACGCTATTTAGTTATGAAATTATTCCACCCAACCGTGGCGGATCAATTGATAAAATATTTAATCTGGTTGAAGAGCTAATGCCCTTTGATCCACCTTTTATCGATCTCACCAGCCGCTCTGCGGAAGTATATTATGAAGACGCCGGTGACGGAAAAGTCATTCGATTTATCCGCAGAAAACGGCCCGGTACAATCGGTATCAGTGCTGCCATAAAAAATAAATTTAATGTAGAAACAGTCCCTCATATTTTATGTCGCGGATTCACACGGGAAGAAACTGAAGATGCACTCATTGAACTTAATTATCTTGGTATTAAAAATGTCTTGGCAGTCCGTGGCGACGAATTGCGGAAAGATCCACCCAATGCACCGGGAAAGACAAAACATAAATTTGCCGCAGGATTGGTGGAACAAATTAAAGAAATGAATGAGGGTCACTACGTTGAAGAATTGTTGGATGCGGCACCGACGGACTTCTGTATTGGTGTGGGTGCCTATCCTGAAAAGCATTTTGAAGCGCCTAACATGTCCACCGATATAAAATATCTTAAAGCGAAAGTGGATGCGGGAGCCGATTATATCGTTACACAAATGTTTTATAACAATGATGCATTTTTCAAATTTAGAGACGATTGCCACGCCGCCGGGATTGATATTCCCATTATTCCGGGATTGAAAATTTTGAGCACCGAAGCCCATTTGAGGGTAATTCCGAAAAACTTTTATGTAGATATTCCCGAGGAATTATCCAACCAAGTCATAGGCCAATCGAAAGAAGAAATTCGACGTATTGGTATTGATTGGGCCATGAATCAAGTTCAGGAATTGGTGGATGCAAAAGTGCCGTGTGTCCATTTTTACATTATGTCTTCTGCCAATTCAGTAGCGAAAGTTGTCTCTCAATTCAATTAA
- the tilS gene encoding tRNA lysidine(34) synthetase TilS: MGSSLTFTRFIGELNSLISKKSRLLVAVSGGIDSVTLLHLTSRLKLEYDIYAVHINHGLRDASDSEENFVHNLCHNFDIALTVHQAKKDIAPNESMEMWARRIRQKSFELARNEFQCDFILTAHHANDNVETILMHLDDGCGIEGVRGIPQQNGSIIRPLLKFSRRDIEKYARHHRLNYMEDESNSDTSIKRNFVRHKVMKPWENQTNEFIDRFISLSQKATDVVDRMNKIIIEISANIEDRNHQKIINDDLVKKITTNQMVRLIKHILGETEISWRRHQWEALNQWLKSPKIGSILKLSKQWTILRDRDCFIINHEIQKKINMDINKQGQFGSDGFSFSLSKIDSPSMDSNPFHEVIDAEYVNGKKLVLRSWRKGDRFTPMGMNGRKKVSDLLVDKKVNRFSKENQLVLTADDEIIWVCGLRLSDNAKVTQSTTEFLELNIESFVG, encoded by the coding sequence ATGGGTTCGTCACTTACATTTACCCGATTTATCGGGGAACTGAATTCATTAATTTCTAAAAAGAGCCGCCTTTTAGTTGCCGTCTCCGGCGGAATAGATTCTGTAACGCTGCTTCATCTTACTTCAAGACTGAAGCTGGAATATGACATTTATGCTGTCCATATTAACCATGGACTTAGAGATGCATCTGATTCAGAGGAAAATTTTGTGCATAATCTATGTCATAATTTTGATATTGCTTTAACAGTACATCAAGCTAAAAAAGATATTGCCCCAAATGAAAGTATGGAAATGTGGGCCCGACGAATTCGCCAAAAATCTTTTGAATTGGCCCGAAATGAATTTCAATGCGATTTTATTTTGACGGCTCACCACGCCAATGATAATGTGGAAACGATATTAATGCATTTAGATGACGGCTGTGGCATAGAAGGAGTTCGAGGCATTCCACAACAGAATGGATCCATTATACGTCCACTCTTAAAATTCAGTCGTAGGGATATTGAAAAATATGCTCGTCACCACAGACTGAATTATATGGAGGATGAGTCCAATAGCGATACATCCATTAAGCGGAATTTTGTCCGCCATAAAGTAATGAAGCCTTGGGAAAATCAAACAAACGAATTTATAGATAGATTTATCAGTTTATCCCAAAAAGCCACAGATGTAGTTGATCGTATGAATAAAATAATAATTGAAATTTCTGCAAATATTGAGGATCGGAATCATCAAAAAATAATTAATGATGATTTAGTAAAAAAAATAACTACAAACCAAATGGTTCGGCTCATTAAACATATATTGGGTGAAACAGAAATTTCATGGCGACGGCATCAATGGGAGGCATTAAATCAGTGGCTTAAATCACCTAAAATTGGTTCAATACTCAAATTGAGTAAACAATGGACAATTTTGCGGGACCGTGACTGTTTCATTATAAATCATGAAATTCAGAAAAAGATTAATATGGACATTAATAAACAGGGTCAGTTTGGGTCTGATGGATTCAGTTTTTCCTTGAGTAAGATTGATTCACCTTCGATGGACTCCAACCCTTTTCATGAAGTAATTGATGCGGAATATGTAAACGGGAAAAAGTTGGTTCTCCGTTCCTGGAGAAAAGGGGATCGTTTTACTCCAATGGGAATGAATGGACGAAAAAAGGTAAGTGATCTATTGGTGGATAAAAAAGTGAATCGTTTTTCTAAAGAGAATCAATTAGTATTAACAGCGGATGATGAAATTATTTGGGTATGTGGACTGCGCTTGAGTGACAACGCCAAAGTCACACAATCCACTACTGAATTTTTGGAACTTAACATAGAATCTTTTGTAGGATAG
- the hpt gene encoding hypoxanthine phosphoribosyltransferase — MANKRENLTELISEKEVLKRVGDIATQISNRYVDEAPILIGILNGSFIFAADLMRAIDIDCEIDFIKVSSYAGTASKGTVRLRKDISADITDRHVIIVEDIIDSGLTINFIRDRMHNAGTKSVAIATLLMKPDIAKLDFEIDWVGFEIPPEFVVGYGLDYDQKLRNLRGVYRLGEIESE, encoded by the coding sequence ATGGCAAATAAAAGAGAAAATTTAACCGAATTGATTTCGGAGAAGGAAGTGTTGAAACGGGTGGGAGATATCGCCACCCAAATTTCAAATAGATATGTGGATGAGGCTCCAATCCTTATCGGTATCCTAAATGGTAGTTTTATATTTGCCGCTGACCTCATGCGCGCTATTGATATTGATTGTGAAATTGATTTTATTAAAGTATCTAGTTATGCAGGGACTGCTTCAAAAGGAACGGTACGCCTGCGTAAAGATATATCGGCGGACATTACCGACCGCCATGTAATTATTGTAGAAGACATCATTGATTCAGGATTAACTATTAATTTTATCCGTGACCGAATGCATAATGCGGGCACAAAATCAGTAGCAATTGCGACACTATTGATGAAACCTGATATTGCCAAATTGGATTTTGAAATAGATTGGGTAGGGTTTGAAATTCCGCCTGAATTCGTCGTAGGATACGGGCTGGATTACGACCAGAAATTAAGAAATTTAAGGGGTGTTTACCGCCTGGGGGAAATTGAGAGTGAGTAA
- a CDS encoding ATP-dependent zinc metalloprotease FtsH translates to MTEWDQYKVDYTFRQKSIDWTGYFLNILPWIAILAFWIFLMRRMQGGGGGMKNIFNFGKSKAKIWTSDMSKVTFNDVAGCVEAKEELKEIVDFLKKPKRYQKLGAKIPRGVLLVGPPGTGKTLLARAIAGEANVAFFSLSGADFVEMFVGVGASRVRDLFEQGKKNQPCIIFIDELDAVGRQRGAGLGGGHDEREQTLNALLVEMDGFEPNEDIILMAATNRPDVLDSALLRPGRFDRQVVVDVPDLIGRLGILKVHTKKIVMNKKKVNLEAIAKGTPGMVGADLENIVNEAALLAARKKKNSVDMSDFEEAKDKVMMGVQRKSVVLSEEEKKTTAYHEAGHTLVAGRTKGADPVHKVSIIPRGRALGVTMQIPIDEKHGYSRGYIEGRLAILMGGRAAEELIFNELTTGAGNDIEQATQIARKMVCEWGMSDVLGPMTFGKKNEEIFLGREIQSHRDFSEATARMIDEEVVRIIRKAQATANRILKENVEHLHNLSKALLEHETIDGEEVLAVMDGKEIKRSQNGATKKPKKKRPRRKPAPEKKKKPEIE, encoded by the coding sequence ATGACCGAGTGGGACCAATACAAAGTGGATTATACCTTTAGACAAAAATCTATCGATTGGACGGGCTATTTCCTGAATATTCTACCATGGATTGCCATACTGGCATTCTGGATATTCCTAATGCGGCGCATGCAAGGTGGTGGCGGTGGAATGAAAAACATATTTAATTTTGGTAAAAGTAAAGCCAAAATATGGACATCTGATATGTCCAAAGTCACTTTTAATGATGTGGCAGGCTGTGTAGAAGCGAAGGAAGAATTGAAAGAAATCGTGGATTTCCTCAAGAAGCCAAAGCGATACCAGAAGCTGGGCGCAAAAATTCCAAGAGGAGTCTTGTTGGTGGGACCTCCTGGGACCGGTAAAACATTATTGGCACGGGCCATTGCAGGGGAAGCCAATGTGGCATTCTTCAGCTTAAGCGGGGCGGACTTTGTAGAAATGTTCGTTGGTGTTGGGGCATCTCGTGTGAGAGATTTATTTGAACAAGGGAAGAAGAATCAACCTTGTATTATTTTTATCGATGAGTTGGATGCGGTAGGCCGTCAGCGTGGTGCCGGATTAGGCGGCGGTCATGATGAGCGTGAACAAACACTAAATGCACTCTTGGTTGAAATGGATGGTTTTGAACCCAACGAGGATATAATCCTCATGGCAGCCACGAACCGTCCCGACGTTTTAGATTCAGCCTTACTTCGCCCCGGACGGTTTGACAGACAGGTTGTGGTGGATGTGCCGGATCTGATTGGTCGCTTGGGTATCCTGAAAGTGCACACCAAGAAAATTGTCATGAATAAAAAGAAGGTAAACCTGGAAGCTATCGCTAAAGGTACGCCTGGCATGGTGGGTGCAGATCTGGAAAATATTGTTAATGAAGCTGCTCTTTTGGCGGCGCGGAAAAAGAAAAATTCCGTGGATATGTCCGACTTTGAAGAAGCCAAAGATAAAGTAATGATGGGCGTTCAGCGAAAAAGTGTTGTCCTTTCTGAAGAAGAAAAGAAAACAACCGCTTACCACGAAGCGGGTCATACGCTAGTGGCAGGGCGAACGAAAGGTGCTGATCCTGTTCATAAAGTCTCCATTATTCCTCGGGGTCGTGCTTTAGGTGTTACCATGCAGATCCCTATTGATGAAAAGCATGGTTATTCTAGAGGATATATTGAAGGACGTTTGGCCATTTTAATGGGTGGTCGCGCGGCGGAAGAATTAATATTTAACGAACTGACCACCGGCGCCGGTAATGATATTGAACAAGCGACACAAATTGCCCGGAAAATGGTCTGTGAATGGGGTATGAGCGATGTGCTGGGTCCCATGACATTTGGGAAGAAGAATGAAGAAATATTCCTTGGGCGCGAAATACAAAGCCATCGAGACTTTTCTGAAGCAACGGCACGGATGATTGATGAAGAAGTAGTGAGAATTATTCGCAAAGCTCAGGCCACAGCTAACCGTATTTTAAAAGAAAATGTAGAACATCTTCATAATCTTTCTAAAGCATTGCTAGAACATGAAACCATTGATGGTGAAGAAGTGTTGGCAGTGATGGATGGAAAAGAGATCAAGCGCTCACAAAACGGCGCTACGAAGAAACCGAAGAAAAAACGTCCTCGGCGAAAACCGGCACCGGAGAAAAAGAAAAAACCTGAAATCGAGTAA
- a CDS encoding helix-turn-helix transcriptional regulator, producing MSEKIYNRIRLLRQEKGISRQSLAGALGVNFQTIGYLERGEYNPSMKLAFKFSRYFNLPVEAIFSDKPFESLTEILKRENE from the coding sequence ATGTCAGAAAAGATTTACAACAGAATACGGTTGCTACGCCAGGAAAAAGGGATTAGTAGACAATCATTAGCCGGCGCCCTTGGGGTCAACTTCCAAACCATCGGCTACCTTGAACGAGGTGAATACAACCCCAGTATGAAGCTAGCTTTTAAGTTTAGCCGCTACTTTAACTTGCCCGTAGAAGCCATTTTTTCCGATAAACCGTTTGAGTCTCTAACAGAAATACTAAAACGGGAAAATGAATAA